The Pseudomonas solani genome segment CGCGCCGATGCGCTCGGCGATGTCGGTGTAGCTGACGGTGGTGCCTGGCGGGATGTCCCGCAGGGCTTTCCACACCCGCTCTTGGAAGGCCGTGCCGCGCACGTCCAGGGGCAGGTTGAGGCCCAGGGAGGGCGCCTCGATGAAACCGACCACCTGGGCCACCAGGCGCTCGAAGTCGGCATCGCCCCCCACCAGCTGGGCCTTGGGGAACTGGTCCTGCAGGTCACGCACCAGTTCGTCCGGGTCGTCGCCCAGGAGGATGGCGCAGACCCCGCGCTGGCTCTGGGCGACGAGGATGGCCCCCAGTGAGCACTGGGCCACGGCGAAGTGGATGGAGGCGCCGGCACCGCCATCGCGGTATTCACTGGCGCGCATGCCGAGCAGTTGGTCCGAGGTTTCGTAGAAGCGGCTGTTGGAGTTGAAGCCGGCGCCGTAGATGGCGTCGGTCACCGAGGTGCCGACATCGCTGAGCTCCTGGCGCAGGCGGCGCGCGCGGTAGGCCGAGACATAGGCCTTGGGGGTCAGCCCGGTTTCGGTCTTGAACACCCGGTGGAAGTGCGAGGGGCTCATGCCCGAGCGCTGCGCCAGCTGGTTGAGGTTCAGCGGCGTGTCGGCGGCCTCGATGGCACGGCAGGCCTCTGCGATCAACGAGGTGCGCCGGGCTGCGGTGCTGGTGCGGTCGCCGGCCAGGCTGCGACTGGCGCGATAGCCGGCGGCTTCGGCGGCGGCCGGGTTATCGAAGAACTCGACGTTCTTGCGGTTGGGCAGACGGGTCGAGGAGCTGGGGCGGCAGTAGACGCCGGTGGTCTTCACCGCGTAGACGAACTGGTCGTCGGCGGCGCTGTCGCGGGCGATGACGGCTGCCCAGCGTTGATCGTCCGTGAGGTAGAGAGCGGTTTCGTGCGGGTTCCTGCTCATGGTGGCTATCCAGAAGTACCGTTGACTATTGCAGGTTAAAACCGAATTCAAACGCAAGAACTCCGGTTCTTGCGTTCGAATCCACCGTGGCTCCGCCGAGGCGTTCCGATGCGGGCGGAGGGGGCGCTGGAGGGTATAGATGATGAGCCTCTCCAGCGTCCAGCGCTGCGCGTTCGGTCAGAACAGCGCGGCGGTCTGCGGCTCGGCGGCGAGAGGGCGCAGGGCTTTCTCGTGCTCCAGCAGCCAGCGCTTGCGCTCCAGGCCCCAGGCGTAGCCGCGCAGTTCGCCATTGGCGGCGATCACCCGGTGGCAGGGTATGACCAGGGCAATGGGGTTGGCGGCATTGGCGGCGCCGACGTCGATGGCGGCGCGCGGGTCTTCCAGGCCCAGCTCGCGGGCCAACTGGCCATAGCTGCGAGTGGTGCCGGCCGGAATGCGCCGCAAGGCCGCCCAGACCTGAAGCTGGAAGGGCGTGCCGGTGGGCTCGATGACGAGGTCGTCGAGGGCATCACCGTCGCCTTCGAAGTAGCGGCGCAGGGCTGTGGATATCTCCTTGGGGGCGGGGATTTCCGGTAGGTCCCGGGGGCTGGGGCGGTCCTTCAGCGAGCGGGTGAGCTGGCGCTTGTAGTCGGCGAAGCCGAGGGCGCAGATGCGGCGTTGTTCATCGGTCACCAGCAGCAGCTCGCGCAGGGGCGAGCTCAGGCGGCTCATCATCAATGTCATGGCAATCTCCTTATCGCAGTCGAGTGACGCTGTGGGGGCGCAGCAGGAAGACTTCCCCGCTGTCCAGGTGCAGCTCGGTCCGGCCCGAATCGTCCGTGTGCCAGCGGGCCTGCCTGGCATCCACCAGTGCCTGGAAGGCACTGATCACCCGCAGGCGCGCGGCCGGGTCACCGGTCGTCGTTCCAACCGCCAGCGTGCCGGCTTCGAACGACGGCAGCGTGCCGCTCTCCCTGGGGTGAAGTGGCATGGTCAGCCCACCCTGTGGGGGCTGTGCGTGAAGGGTGTGTTCATCGTCGTGGCCCCCTTAGCTGGCGTCGTGGAAGATCAGCCCCAGGGTGCGGCGCTGGCCGCTTGTGACGAGGCTGACGCCGTGGCGCATGGCGGCGCGGCGGAAGCCACCGCGTTTGCCGGGCACGGGGCGCAGGTCCACCGGGAACAGCACCGCGTCGCCCTTGCCCAGGGGCACCACTTCCGCCCGTTGCTGGCCGGCGATGTTCTCGGTGAGGACGAATTCGCCGCCGCTGAAGTCCGCATCCGGCGCCGACAGCAGGATCGCCAACTGCAACGGGAACACGTGCTCGCCGTACAGGTCCTGGTGCAGGCGGTTGTAGCAGCCTGGCCCGTACTGCAGCAGCAGGGGCGTGGGGCGGCGCTGCCCGGCGCGGTGGCAACGGGCGAGAAAGGTGTCGAGCCGCGCGGGGTAGCGGGTGTCGATGCCCAGGCGCTGGTTCCAGCGGTTGGCGATGGCCGCCAGCGGCGGGTAGAGGCGGTGGCGCAGGCGCCCGAGCAGGGTGGGCAGCGGGTAGGCGAAGTACTTGTACTCACCCCGGCCAAAGCCCTGGCGCTCCATGACGATGCGCGAGCGGAAGCCTTCGTCGCGGCTGTAGATCGAAGCGAGCTGGGCGCAGGCGGCGTCGTCCAGCAGGCGCGGGATCAGCGCACAGCCATGGGCCTCCAGCTCGGTTTCGAGGGCCTGCCAGTCGAGGCGCTCGATGCGCTCCAGCGCGGCATCGGGCATGGGGTGTTCGAGGGTGGCGAGCGCGGTCATGGCGTGGAGAAGTCCCCGGCGCTGAAGGACAGGCCCACCCGCGCCAGCCGCGAGACGGGGGCGAGGGGGTGGAGTTCGGAGAACAGGCAGGTTTCCGGTTCTTCCTGCTGGTTGCACACCTGCTCAATGCGCTCGAGGAAGCGCGCCAGGTGTGGCGAGGGTTCGCTGTCCGGGCGCAACAGGTAGGTGGTGAGCACCGAGTCGGGCACCGACAGCGCGCGGGTGACGATCTCGCTGCCGGGCAGGTAGCTCTGCTCGGTGCCACAGATCAGGGCGACCCCGTAGCCGGCCGAGACCAGTGCCTGCATGGTTTCGCGGGAGATGTATTGCTCGACGATGTTCAGCGAGGCCTCCTCGGCTTCGCTGAGGTTGGCCTTGAGCATGCGGCTGATCTGCTGGTGCTGGCCTTCGTGGACTTCGGGGTGGCTGAGGATCAGCGGGTGGCGCGCCAGCTCCTTGAGCGGGATCTTGCGGTGCGACAGCAGCGGGTGGCGGGCGGGCAGGGCGGCGACCAGAGGGTCGCTCCAGATCGGCCGTACGCACAGGCCATCGACGGCGTTGTCGGTTCGCGCGAAGCCGACGTCGTAGCTGTGGTCGAGCATGCCCTTCACCTGTTGGGCGTGGCTCACCTCGAACAGGCGTATTTCCATTTCCGGTTCCTCCTGGCGGCAGCGCGCCAGCAGGTCGGCGAGTTTTTGCGGGGCGATGCCGTCGGAAACCGCGACCCGCAGCGTGCCGCGAAAGCCCATGGCGACGCCGCGCATGTCCATCCGTGCCTGCTCCAGGGCGGCGAAGATGCGTTTGGTGTTCTCTAGAAAGACGGTGCCGGCCCAGGTCAGTTGAACGCCCCGCGGGTTGCGTTCGAAGAGCAGGGTGTTGAGGTCCGACTCCAGCTCCTTGATGGCCCGCGACAGGGGCGATTGCTCGATGTGCAGGCGCGCCGCGGCGCGGGTGAAGTTCAACTCCTCGGCCACGGCGAGGAAATAGCGAAGATGACGTAGTTCCATGTATGAGTCTCTCCTGTCTGTCATCGACCCTGGGTTCCGGGCCGTGCCCGGTGTGCTGCGTTCCTCCAGCCCTTACTGCGTAGTGGTCCTGGTGCGCGAGTGGCCCGGGTGGCGCCTATCCGATGGCGCAAACGCCCTGGCCAGACGCGTTGCGGGGC includes the following:
- a CDS encoding methylated-DNA--[protein]-cysteine S-methyltransferase, with amino-acid sequence MTLMMSRLSSPLRELLLVTDEQRRICALGFADYKRQLTRSLKDRPSPRDLPEIPAPKEISTALRRYFEGDGDALDDLVIEPTGTPFQLQVWAALRRIPAGTTRSYGQLARELGLEDPRAAIDVGAANAANPIALVIPCHRVIAANGELRGYAWGLERKRWLLEHEKALRPLAAEPQTAALF
- a CDS encoding 2OG-Fe(II) oxygenase → MPDAALERIERLDWQALETELEAHGCALIPRLLDDAACAQLASIYSRDEGFRSRIVMERQGFGRGEYKYFAYPLPTLLGRLRHRLYPPLAAIANRWNQRLGIDTRYPARLDTFLARCHRAGQRRPTPLLLQYGPGCYNRLHQDLYGEHVFPLQLAILLSAPDADFSGGEFVLTENIAGQQRAEVVPLGKGDAVLFPVDLRPVPGKRGGFRRAAMRHGVSLVTSGQRRTLGLIFHDAS
- the ada gene encoding bifunctional DNA-binding transcriptional regulator/O6-methylguanine-DNA methyltransferase Ada, coding for MSRNPHETALYLTDDQRWAAVIARDSAADDQFVYAVKTTGVYCRPSSSTRLPNRKNVEFFDNPAAAEAAGYRASRSLAGDRTSTAARRTSLIAEACRAIEAADTPLNLNQLAQRSGMSPSHFHRVFKTETGLTPKAYVSAYRARRLRQELSDVGTSVTDAIYGAGFNSNSRFYETSDQLLGMRASEYRDGGAGASIHFAVAQCSLGAILVAQSQRGVCAILLGDDPDELVRDLQDQFPKAQLVGGDADFERLVAQVVGFIEAPSLGLNLPLDVRGTAFQERVWKALRDIPPGTTVSYTDIAERIGAPKAVRAVAQACGANHIAVAIPCHRVVRRNGDLSGYRWGIDRKRELLLREAKPAKTATASAAPRSKQAVAQP
- a CDS encoding LysR family transcriptional regulator, encoding MELRHLRYFLAVAEELNFTRAAARLHIEQSPLSRAIKELESDLNTLLFERNPRGVQLTWAGTVFLENTKRIFAALEQARMDMRGVAMGFRGTLRVAVSDGIAPQKLADLLARCRQEEPEMEIRLFEVSHAQQVKGMLDHSYDVGFARTDNAVDGLCVRPIWSDPLVAALPARHPLLSHRKIPLKELARHPLILSHPEVHEGQHQQISRMLKANLSEAEEASLNIVEQYISRETMQALVSAGYGVALICGTEQSYLPGSEIVTRALSVPDSVLTTYLLRPDSEPSPHLARFLERIEQVCNQQEEPETCLFSELHPLAPVSRLARVGLSFSAGDFSTP